A genomic region of Mesobacillus jeotgali contains the following coding sequences:
- the rlmH gene encoding 23S rRNA (pseudouridine(1915)-N(3))-methyltransferase RlmH — translation MNISIVTVGKLKEKYLKQGIEEYLKRLGSYAKVEVIEVPDEKAPEELSETEMVQVKQKEGERILSKIGMDTYVIALAINGKLKSSEELADTLDKLATYGKSKIAFVIGGSLGLSDEILKRADEQLSFSKMTFPHQLMRLILVEQVYRAFRINRGEPYHK, via the coding sequence GTGAATATCTCAATCGTGACGGTTGGTAAATTAAAAGAAAAATACCTGAAACAGGGGATAGAGGAGTACCTAAAACGACTCGGAAGCTATGCAAAAGTAGAAGTCATCGAAGTACCAGATGAAAAAGCGCCAGAAGAACTAAGTGAAACGGAAATGGTCCAGGTAAAGCAAAAAGAAGGTGAGAGGATCCTTTCGAAAATCGGTATGGATACATATGTCATCGCGCTTGCCATCAATGGCAAGCTTAAATCCTCCGAAGAACTCGCAGACACCCTCGATAAACTCGCCACATACGGCAAAAGCAAAATTGCCTTCGTCATCGGCGGATCACTCGGACTGAGCGACGAAATTTTAAAGAGAGCAGACGAGCAATTGTCGTTTTCTAAGATGACCTTTCCGCACCAGCTGATGAGGCTTATTTTAGTAGAGCAAGTATATCGGGCTTTCCGGATTAATCGGGGAGAACCGTACCATAAGTAA
- a CDS encoding CxxH/CxxC protein, producing MKIMKYCCSEHVELALDEAVDEFEVAPQLTKLESVDKSEFVCGYCGQLAVYIVANE from the coding sequence ATGAAGATTATGAAATATTGCTGCAGTGAGCATGTAGAATTAGCACTGGATGAAGCGGTTGATGAGTTTGAGGTAGCTCCACAATTAACAAAGTTAGAGTCTGTTGATAAGTCGGAGTTTGTCTGTGGATACTGTGGACAACTTGCTGTATATATTGTGGCGAACGAATGA
- a CDS encoding S1C family serine protease, with amino-acid sequence MGYYDQDYQSRYKPQNSRKGGFFWASLAGAIIGALLVIFSIPLLSNLDVLPYKIEPHNQTAATDEEPAEENEEGDITKKNVSIDVYSQITEAVDKAGDAVVGITNIQGSTSFWGESQESGGTGSGVVYKKAGDKAYIVTNHHVVAEASELEVSLSDGTKIPAKLLGSDIWTDLAVLEVPADEIKVVAEFGNSDKLKPGEPVIAIGNPLGLTFSGSVTQGIISGLERAIPVDINQDGTPDWQAEVLQTDAAINPGNSGGALINIEGQVIGINSMKIAQSAVEGIGLSIPINYAAPIIEDLEKTGEVKRPFMGVELASVNEISAYHQENTLKLPKEINYGVAVRGVQPNSPAAQAGLQEYDVIVEMDGEEIRDVVDLRKHLYNKKKVGDDMQVKFYRNGQLEETTMKLGGETL; translated from the coding sequence TTGGGTTATTATGATCAGGATTATCAAAGCAGGTATAAACCGCAAAACAGCAGGAAAGGCGGCTTTTTCTGGGCCAGTCTGGCAGGCGCAATCATAGGTGCATTATTGGTGATCTTCTCGATTCCCTTATTATCTAACTTGGATGTGCTGCCATACAAAATTGAACCTCATAATCAAACAGCGGCAACTGACGAAGAGCCTGCTGAAGAAAATGAAGAAGGTGATATCACTAAAAAAAATGTATCGATTGATGTTTACTCGCAAATTACCGAAGCAGTCGACAAGGCTGGAGATGCAGTAGTCGGCATTACAAATATCCAGGGGAGCACAAGCTTCTGGGGCGAATCTCAGGAATCAGGCGGAACAGGTTCTGGCGTCGTTTATAAAAAGGCCGGAGATAAAGCCTATATTGTCACAAACCACCATGTCGTGGCGGAAGCCTCTGAACTTGAGGTCAGCCTGAGTGATGGTACGAAAATTCCTGCCAAGCTTTTAGGAAGTGATATCTGGACTGATTTGGCTGTGTTGGAGGTACCGGCTGACGAAATTAAAGTTGTAGCCGAATTTGGCAACTCTGATAAGCTGAAGCCTGGTGAGCCAGTCATTGCGATTGGTAATCCACTCGGACTTACTTTTTCAGGTTCTGTTACACAGGGAATCATCTCTGGTTTAGAACGTGCGATTCCGGTCGATATCAATCAGGATGGAACTCCTGATTGGCAGGCAGAAGTTTTACAGACTGATGCAGCGATTAACCCTGGCAATAGCGGAGGGGCCTTGATCAATATAGAAGGCCAGGTGATAGGCATAAACTCTATGAAAATTGCCCAGAGTGCTGTAGAAGGAATTGGATTATCTATTCCCATTAATTATGCTGCACCAATTATTGAAGACTTAGAGAAGACTGGGGAAGTAAAACGTCCATTCATGGGTGTAGAATTAGCTTCCGTAAATGAAATCTCAGCATACCACCAGGAAAACACGTTGAAGCTGCCGAAGGAAATTAACTATGGTGTCGCAGTTAGAGGCGTACAGCCAAATTCTCCTGCAGCTCAGGCTGGATTGCAGGAGTATGACGTCATTGTGGAAATGGATGGCGAGGAAATCCGAGATGTTGTGGATCTGCGCAAGCACCTTTACAATAAAAAGAAGGTTGGCGATGATATGCAAGTCAAGTTTTATCGTAATGGCCAGCTGGAAGAAACAACAATGAAGCTAGGCGGAGAAACATTATAG
- a CDS encoding MBL fold metallo-hydrolase translates to MSLHFSVLASGSTGNAIYVETEGQSFLVDAGLSGKQMEALFKQIGREMKDLSGILVTHEHSDHIKGIGIVARKYKLPIYANEKTWKAMDGLIGEVPLEQKFSFDMETVKTFGGLDIESFGVSHDAAEPMFYVFHKDGKKLVLITDTGYVSDRMKGIISNADAYVFESNHDVQMLRMGRYPWSVKRRILSDYGHVSNEDAAVAMSEVAGENTKRIYLAHLSADNNMKDLARMSVTQTLGDRGILVGEQFDLLDTDPKTPTPLTAI, encoded by the coding sequence ATGAGTTTGCATTTTAGTGTTCTCGCCAGCGGGAGTACGGGAAATGCGATCTATGTGGAGACGGAGGGCCAGTCCTTTTTGGTGGATGCCGGATTGAGCGGCAAACAAATGGAGGCTTTATTCAAGCAAATTGGCCGAGAAATGAAAGACCTCTCTGGAATATTAGTGACGCATGAACATAGCGATCATATAAAAGGCATAGGAATCGTTGCCCGTAAATACAAACTGCCAATCTATGCGAATGAAAAAACATGGAAAGCGATGGATGGATTGATTGGGGAAGTCCCGCTTGAGCAGAAGTTCTCTTTTGACATGGAGACCGTTAAAACTTTTGGCGGATTGGACATAGAATCCTTCGGTGTCTCACATGACGCGGCTGAGCCGATGTTCTACGTGTTCCATAAAGACGGCAAGAAGCTGGTGCTAATCACAGACACAGGCTATGTCAGCGACCGTATGAAAGGAATCATTTCTAATGCGGACGCTTATGTTTTCGAAAGCAATCATGACGTCCAGATGCTGAGGATGGGGAGATATCCGTGGAGCGTCAAGCGCCGTATCTTGAGTGATTACGGTCATGTCTCGAATGAGGATGCTGCAGTCGCGATGAGTGAAGTTGCAGGGGAGAATACGAAACGGATTTATCTAGCTCATTTAAGCGCGGATAACAATATGAAGGACCTTGCAAGGATGTCAGTCACCCAGACCCTGGGAGACCGGGGCATCCTGGTGGGAGAGCAGTTCGATTTGCTTGATACAGATCCGAAGACTCCAACACCTTTGACAGCAATTTAG
- a CDS encoding two-component system regulatory protein YycI has translation MDWSRIKTIFILTFLVLDIYLVYQFMNTRDATQYEILKEATLEEKLRNDDITYGELPDTKKKEQYLSVRAKVFTSEETEKVKGQSVSLGDGTSIEAKLEKPFKLTSKFQPAELSDFIKANIFAGEQYKFWSKNDETGTITYYQEHDSKTFYYNSNAKLTFFFNEDNEVTSYKQTYLEIIDELSDAEELLPPLRALETLYKKGLLKPKSKITDFELGYSTLVNLTSSHVVTPTWRIEVNGKENLFVHAFEGRVLSLSDKENTITE, from the coding sequence ATGGATTGGAGTAGAATCAAGACAATCTTTATTCTCACCTTCCTCGTCCTGGATATATATCTCGTGTACCAGTTCATGAACACGAGGGATGCGACCCAATATGAAATTCTGAAGGAAGCGACCCTTGAGGAAAAGCTGAGAAATGACGATATCACCTATGGCGAACTCCCTGACACAAAAAAGAAAGAACAGTATCTTAGTGTAAGAGCCAAGGTGTTCACCTCCGAGGAAACGGAGAAGGTCAAGGGACAGTCTGTCAGTCTGGGAGATGGCACGTCGATTGAAGCCAAGCTTGAAAAGCCGTTCAAATTGACGAGCAAGTTCCAGCCGGCTGAACTGTCTGATTTCATAAAAGCAAATATTTTTGCCGGTGAACAGTATAAGTTCTGGAGCAAAAATGATGAGACAGGAACCATTACGTATTATCAAGAGCATGATAGTAAAACGTTCTACTATAACAGCAATGCGAAACTAACTTTCTTTTTCAATGAAGATAATGAAGTGACTTCGTATAAGCAAACGTATTTGGAGATCATCGATGAACTGTCGGATGCAGAAGAGTTGCTGCCGCCATTAAGGGCGCTGGAAACTCTATATAAAAAAGGTTTGCTCAAACCAAAGAGTAAAATTACCGATTTCGAGTTAGGGTATTCGACACTTGTTAACCTCACATCATCCCATGTAGTGACACCAACGTGGAGGATAGAAGTCAATGGCAAGGAAAATCTTTTTGTACATGCATTCGAAGGTCGAGTGCTCTCCTTGTCGGATAAAGAAAATACAATTACGGAGTGA
- a CDS encoding YycH family regulatory protein, producing MTYENIKTGILTFLVILSGFLTWNIWTYQPDYEVVNNQKTFEDISIATQKEIKKIVKPHQVIYHVNGKQFGSVDNGYIDDVIGVISRWKYFDIEKYPGRISEFNEKIAQGENTEVIFPDEVPIELYKRVLNIDEKDMPKFDFDRIIINSETQQKQEGIVYFFSQKNQEAYVSNVSPSYINDFTNHFYDSAKRLTPYFLHTVSDIKKIYLPTEKVKMVLHTYYQNPLESEQFKEALFTDPSFVQRSIVDGIEEYTDDASKMIVDTDTNMINYVNPVRSGDSVIGTNNVLQKSIEFVNNHGGWTEPYRYVYKDDFNQNVLFRLYSKEGYPVFNQIGMSEIYQHWKQSEISRYVRPGFHLELPLNPDVVTKTLPSGYEALEYLQSKKDFRPELLQNLMPGYYMTEGPENSLILLEPGWFYLYDQEWRQLIWEEELNNGLE from the coding sequence ATGACATATGAAAATATTAAAACAGGTATTTTAACATTTCTTGTTATTCTAAGTGGCTTTTTAACGTGGAATATTTGGACGTATCAACCAGATTATGAGGTTGTTAACAATCAAAAGACTTTTGAAGATATAAGCATAGCAACACAGAAGGAAATCAAAAAAATAGTCAAGCCCCATCAGGTGATCTACCATGTGAATGGTAAACAGTTTGGTTCGGTAGACAATGGCTATATTGATGATGTAATCGGAGTTATTTCAAGATGGAAGTATTTTGATATCGAAAAGTACCCTGGGCGGATCAGTGAATTTAATGAGAAGATTGCTCAGGGGGAGAATACCGAAGTTATTTTCCCAGATGAAGTGCCGATTGAACTATATAAAAGGGTCCTGAATATTGATGAAAAGGATATGCCGAAATTTGATTTCGACCGGATCATCATTAATTCAGAAACCCAGCAAAAGCAGGAAGGGATTGTCTATTTCTTTTCGCAGAAAAATCAGGAAGCCTATGTCAGCAATGTCAGTCCTTCCTATATAAATGATTTTACGAATCATTTTTATGATTCTGCAAAAAGGCTGACGCCTTATTTTCTTCATACTGTTTCCGATATCAAGAAGATTTACCTGCCAACTGAAAAAGTGAAGATGGTTCTGCACACTTATTACCAGAATCCCCTTGAATCTGAACAATTTAAAGAAGCTTTGTTCACAGACCCGAGCTTTGTACAGCGCAGTATAGTCGATGGAATTGAGGAATATACGGATGATGCCAGTAAGATGATCGTTGACACCGATACAAATATGATTAACTACGTGAATCCTGTCAGGAGTGGCGATTCAGTCATCGGCACCAACAATGTTCTCCAGAAGAGTATCGAGTTTGTTAATAATCATGGTGGCTGGACGGAACCTTATCGTTATGTTTATAAAGATGATTTTAACCAGAATGTTCTTTTCCGTCTTTACAGCAAGGAAGGTTATCCTGTTTTCAATCAGATAGGGATGTCAGAGATCTATCAACATTGGAAACAATCGGAAATCAGCAGATATGTACGCCCGGGGTTCCATCTCGAGCTGCCATTGAATCCGGATGTTGTCACCAAGACATTGCCGTCTGGATATGAAGCGCTGGAATACCTGCAAAGCAAGAAGGACTTTAGGCCGGAGCTGTTGCAAAATCTTATGCCTGGCTATTATATGACCGAGGGACCAGAAAATTCGTTAATCCTGCTGGAGCCTGGCTGGTTTTATTTATACGATCAGGAGTGGCGTCAGCTCATATGGGAGGAGGAATTGAATAATGGATTGGAGTAG
- the walK gene encoding cell wall metabolism sensor histidine kinase WalK: MKKVGFFRSIHLKFVIIYVLLILVAMQIIGVYFVRKLETTLMTNYQESVKSRVDLLVYDIQEELVKERGKEDPTKEEAIRQILMDYKPNDISEIRVVDGSSFKILGTSSLSNQGMVGQRTPDVKIKRSIITGEDEDVIQLKANERVWVLSTPIMHNGEAIAAVYLVANINDIFDQMNDINTILATGTAIALIFTAILGVLLAQTITRPISDMRKQALAMTRGNFSRKVKVYGYDEIGQLAITFNNLTKKLQEAQATTEGEKRKLSSVISYMTDGVISTDRKGRIILINDPATQMLGVPRETVLSQPLVSVLGLDENYTFDDLLQEKDSIVLDYSTKSKPFILRANFSVIQKESGFVNGLIAVLYDITEQEKIDMERREFVANVSHELRTPLTTMRSYLEALAEGAWRDEEIAPNFLETTRGETERMIRLVNDLLQLSKLDSVDYRLSKEWVNFPVFFNRIIDRFEMTKEQNVSFKREITENAIFVEIDEDKITQVLDNIISNAMKYSPEGGTITFKVKELDDQIVASISDEGVGIPKDNLDKIFDRFYRVDKARTRKLGGTGLGLAIAREMVNAHGGKIWAESVEGKGTTVQFTLPYDRSAEDDWS; the protein is encoded by the coding sequence ATGAAAAAGGTAGGTTTCTTTCGATCAATTCATCTTAAATTTGTGATTATATATGTCCTGCTTATTCTCGTTGCGATGCAAATCATCGGAGTTTACTTTGTCCGCAAACTTGAGACGACCCTGATGACGAATTACCAGGAATCTGTAAAATCCCGAGTGGACCTGCTGGTTTATGATATACAGGAAGAGCTGGTGAAGGAGCGCGGGAAGGAAGACCCCACGAAAGAGGAAGCAATTAGGCAGATTTTAATGGACTATAAGCCTAATGATATTTCTGAAATCCGGGTAGTTGACGGGAGCAGTTTTAAAATACTGGGGACATCAAGCCTTAGCAATCAGGGGATGGTGGGACAGAGGACTCCTGACGTCAAGATTAAGCGTTCGATCATCACTGGAGAAGATGAAGACGTCATCCAGTTGAAAGCGAACGAAAGAGTTTGGGTTCTTTCAACACCTATCATGCATAACGGTGAAGCGATTGCCGCTGTCTATCTGGTTGCCAATATTAATGATATCTTTGACCAGATGAATGATATCAATACAATCCTCGCTACCGGAACAGCCATTGCCCTGATTTTTACAGCCATTTTGGGAGTCTTGCTTGCACAGACGATTACGAGGCCGATTTCAGATATGCGTAAACAGGCACTGGCGATGACGCGCGGCAATTTTTCCAGGAAGGTTAAGGTCTATGGTTACGATGAAATCGGTCAACTGGCGATCACCTTTAACAATCTGACGAAAAAACTGCAGGAAGCACAGGCCACAACAGAAGGAGAGAAAAGGAAGCTTTCCTCAGTCATTTCTTATATGACTGACGGTGTCATTTCGACAGATCGTAAAGGACGCATCATCCTGATCAATGACCCTGCGACACAGATGCTGGGTGTTCCACGTGAAACAGTGCTGTCGCAGCCGTTAGTTTCTGTACTTGGACTGGATGAGAATTATACTTTTGATGATTTGCTTCAGGAGAAAGACTCGATTGTTCTGGATTACAGTACTAAGAGCAAGCCATTCATCCTTCGGGCAAACTTTTCGGTCATACAGAAGGAAAGCGGCTTTGTAAATGGATTGATTGCAGTCCTGTATGATATTACAGAACAAGAAAAAATTGATATGGAGAGACGGGAATTCGTTGCGAATGTTTCCCATGAATTGCGGACTCCGCTGACAACGATGCGCAGCTATCTGGAGGCGCTGGCTGAAGGAGCGTGGAGGGATGAGGAAATCGCTCCAAACTTCCTTGAGACAACCAGAGGAGAAACAGAGCGGATGATCCGGCTTGTCAACGATTTGCTGCAGCTATCAAAACTTGACAGTGTGGATTATCGTCTATCAAAGGAATGGGTCAACTTCCCGGTCTTTTTTAACAGGATCATTGACCGATTCGAAATGACGAAGGAACAAAATGTTTCTTTCAAAAGGGAAATCACGGAGAATGCGATTTTTGTAGAAATAGATGAAGACAAAATAACGCAAGTGCTCGATAATATCATTTCTAATGCCATGAAATATTCACCAGAGGGCGGCACGATTACATTCAAAGTGAAAGAACTGGATGATCAGATTGTTGCAAGCATTTCTGATGAAGGCGTTGGCATCCCGAAAGATAACCTTGATAAAATTTTCGATCGTTTCTACCGTGTCGATAAAGCCAGGACCCGCAAACTAGGCGGTACAGGGTTAGGGCTGGCTATTGCCAGGGAAATGGTCAATGCCCACGGGGGAAAGATATGGGCAGAAAGCGTGGAAGGCAAAGGAACAACTGTTCAATTTACACTTCCTTATGACCGCAGTGCAGAGGATGATTGGTCATGA
- the yycF gene encoding response regulator YycF gives MEKKILVVDDEKPIADILQFNLKKEGYDVYCAYDGNQAVEMVEEIQPDLILLDIMLPMRDGMEVCREVRKKYEMPIIMLTAKDSEIDKVLGLELGADDYVTKPFSTRELIARVKANLRRHQQNAIREDEQEESNEITVGSLTIHPDAYVVSKRGETIELTHREFELLHYLAKHIGQVMTREHLLQTVWGYDYYGDVRTVDVTVRRLREKIEDNPSHPTWIVTRRGVGYYLRNSEQE, from the coding sequence ATGGAGAAAAAAATCCTGGTAGTAGACGATGAGAAACCAATTGCAGATATTCTGCAGTTCAATCTAAAAAAAGAGGGTTACGATGTTTACTGTGCGTATGATGGAAACCAGGCAGTTGAAATGGTAGAGGAAATTCAGCCAGATTTAATCCTGCTGGATATCATGCTGCCGATGCGTGATGGCATGGAAGTCTGTCGTGAGGTCCGCAAAAAATACGAAATGCCGATTATAATGCTTACTGCTAAAGACTCTGAAATTGATAAGGTGCTCGGACTTGAGCTAGGAGCCGATGACTATGTCACGAAGCCATTCAGCACAAGGGAATTGATTGCAAGAGTAAAAGCGAACCTGCGCCGCCATCAGCAGAATGCAATCAGAGAAGATGAGCAAGAGGAGTCGAATGAAATTACGGTTGGCTCATTGACTATCCACCCTGATGCATATGTTGTCTCCAAAAGAGGAGAGACGATTGAATTGACGCACCGTGAATTTGAGCTTCTTCACTACCTTGCCAAGCATATTGGACAAGTTATGACAAGGGAGCACCTTCTGCAAACAGTTTGGGGCTATGACTATTATGGAGATGTCCGTACGGTTGACGTAACTGTAAGGCGTTTGCGTGAAAAGATCGAGGATAACCCGAGCCATCCGACGTGGATCGTGACAAGACGAGGAGTAGGCTATTATCTCAGAAACTCTGAGCAGGAGTAA
- a CDS encoding M23 family metallopeptidase — MNNLKHRLSNLAGKTSREMKPAIKKSIMAAVTVAALSFGAGNAALAADSDLTTMYHVYVNNKFVGTVTDKAQVEQLVEDKLASVEKEYEDLDVELGLDVSFVPEQVFSSAANANTSEVLEVLKDELTVQAEASALVINEKPIAYVKDQEAANEVLKTLMLQYITEEELAEVESRKESPNLLLPEVKENETRILDAYFTQEVSHSEEKVDPEKVLSVEEAVQLLKKGTLEEKKYQVQEGDVLGSIANSHNLTLAELLSLNEGLTEDVVLKPGQELNVTFLKPFVEVVVDRQVYAEEEVAYQKEVIKDDSMFKGDTKTKQEGQVGMKGVTSTLTEQNGRVTKKEVIKEAILKEPVKEIIVKGTKVVPSRGDGTFVWPTNGGYISSRQGYRWNRMHKGIDIARPSNYTIKAADNGKVIYAGNKGDGYGNKIIIDHQNGYRTMYAHLASISVSVGQSVSRGSKIGVMGRTGNSTGIHLHFEVFQNGRNIDPLSKVNR, encoded by the coding sequence ATGAATAATTTAAAACATAGGCTGTCCAATCTTGCCGGCAAAACATCTAGAGAGATGAAGCCAGCAATAAAAAAGTCAATCATGGCAGCAGTAACTGTAGCTGCGTTGTCTTTTGGTGCAGGAAATGCTGCACTTGCGGCTGATTCAGACTTAACAACTATGTACCATGTTTATGTAAATAATAAATTTGTAGGAACTGTAACCGATAAAGCACAAGTAGAACAGCTGGTGGAAGATAAGTTGGCATCTGTCGAGAAGGAATATGAAGACCTTGATGTCGAGCTTGGCTTAGACGTATCTTTTGTTCCTGAGCAGGTGTTCAGCTCAGCTGCCAATGCAAATACAAGTGAAGTATTAGAAGTACTTAAAGATGAATTGACTGTCCAGGCTGAAGCATCGGCTCTTGTCATCAATGAAAAGCCTATTGCTTATGTTAAAGATCAAGAAGCGGCAAATGAAGTCCTTAAGACATTAATGCTTCAATACATTACTGAAGAAGAATTGGCTGAAGTGGAGAGTAGAAAAGAATCTCCTAATCTACTACTACCCGAAGTGAAAGAAAATGAAACTCGTATATTAGACGCTTATTTCACTCAGGAAGTTTCACATTCTGAAGAAAAAGTTGATCCTGAAAAAGTACTTTCTGTAGAAGAAGCTGTCCAGCTTCTTAAAAAGGGTACTCTAGAGGAAAAGAAGTATCAGGTTCAAGAAGGGGATGTGTTAGGAAGCATTGCGAATTCACATAACCTTACGCTTGCTGAATTACTTTCTTTAAATGAAGGTCTTACTGAAGACGTTGTATTAAAACCAGGACAGGAATTGAATGTTACATTCTTGAAGCCTTTTGTTGAGGTCGTTGTCGACCGCCAGGTTTATGCTGAGGAAGAAGTGGCTTACCAAAAAGAAGTCATTAAAGATGATTCCATGTTCAAGGGCGATACGAAAACGAAGCAGGAAGGCCAGGTTGGTATGAAGGGCGTCACCTCCACGCTAACTGAACAAAATGGCAGGGTAACTAAGAAGGAAGTCATTAAAGAAGCTATACTTAAGGAGCCTGTGAAGGAAATCATCGTCAAAGGAACAAAGGTTGTTCCTTCACGCGGAGATGGTACTTTCGTCTGGCCAACAAATGGCGGATATATATCCAGCCGCCAGGGCTACCGCTGGAACAGGATGCATAAAGGAATTGATATCGCAAGGCCAAGCAACTACACAATCAAGGCCGCTGATAATGGGAAAGTAATATACGCTGGTAACAAAGGCGATGGATATGGAAACAAAATCATTATTGATCATCAAAACGGCTATCGCACAATGTATGCTCACCTTGCATCCATCTCAGTAAGTGTAGGCCAGTCAGTTTCTCGTGGTTCGAAAATAGGTGTTATGGGAAGGACAGGTAATTCCACAGGAATCCACCTTCATTTCGAAGTTTTCCAAAATGGCAGAAACATTGATCCTTTATCTAAAGTAAATAGGTAA
- a CDS encoding adenylosuccinate synthase, whose protein sequence is MSSVVVVGTQWGDEGKGKITDFLSENAEVIARYQGGNNAGHTIKFNGETYKLHLIPSGIFYKDKISVIGNGMVVDPKALVKELAYLHDKNVTTDNLRISNRAHVILPYHLKLDEVEEASKGANKIGTTKKGIGPAYMDKAARTGIRIADLLDREVFEEKLTRNLEEKNRLLERIYETEGFKLEDILDEYYEYGQQIKHYVVDTSVVLNDALDEGRRVLFEGAQGVMLDIDQGTYPFVTSSNPVAGGVTIGSGVGPTKITHIVGVSKAYTTRVGDGPFPTELDNEIGHQIREVGREYGTTTGRPRRVGWFDSVVVRHARRVSGITDLSLNSIDVLTGIETLKICVAYRYKGELIEEFPASLKTLAECEPVYEELPGWTEDITGVKSLDQLPENARHYLERISQLTGIPLSIFSVGPDRTQTNVVRSPWRS, encoded by the coding sequence ATGTCATCCGTAGTAGTAGTTGGTACACAATGGGGAGACGAAGGAAAAGGGAAGATTACTGATTTCCTTTCAGAAAATGCAGAAGTGATTGCCCGTTACCAGGGAGGTAACAACGCAGGACATACAATAAAGTTCAATGGTGAAACATATAAATTGCATTTGATTCCATCAGGAATTTTCTATAAAGATAAAATAAGCGTCATAGGAAACGGCATGGTTGTGGATCCAAAAGCGCTCGTGAAGGAACTTGCCTATCTTCACGATAAAAATGTAACGACAGACAACCTGCGAATCAGCAACCGCGCGCATGTCATCCTTCCGTATCACTTGAAACTTGATGAAGTAGAAGAAGCGAGCAAGGGTGCCAATAAAATTGGTACCACCAAGAAGGGCATAGGTCCTGCATACATGGACAAAGCTGCGAGAACGGGAATCAGGATTGCCGACCTTCTTGACAGGGAAGTTTTCGAGGAGAAGCTAACACGCAATCTCGAGGAGAAGAATCGCCTGCTTGAGCGCATCTATGAAACTGAAGGATTTAAACTTGAAGATATTTTAGACGAGTATTATGAGTATGGACAGCAAATCAAACATTATGTGGTCGACACATCCGTTGTTTTGAACGATGCTTTGGATGAAGGACGCCGTGTACTATTTGAAGGTGCACAGGGCGTCATGCTCGACATCGATCAGGGAACATATCCATTCGTTACATCATCCAATCCAGTAGCTGGCGGTGTGACAATCGGTTCCGGTGTAGGACCGACTAAAATTACCCACATTGTAGGAGTTTCTAAAGCTTATACGACTCGTGTAGGCGATGGACCATTCCCTACAGAGTTAGATAACGAAATCGGCCACCAGATTCGTGAAGTAGGACGCGAATACGGTACCACAACAGGCCGTCCACGCCGTGTCGGCTGGTTCGACAGCGTCGTTGTCCGCCATGCGCGCCGTGTCAGCGGAATCACTGACTTATCATTGAACTCTATCGATGTTTTAACGGGAATTGAAACGCTTAAAATCTGTGTGGCATACCGATACAAGGGAGAGTTGATCGAAGAGTTCCCAGCCAGCTTAAAGACACTTGCTGAATGTGAGCCAGTTTACGAGGAGCTGCCAGGATGGACAGAAGATATCACAGGCGTGAAATCACTTGATCAACTTCCAGAAAACGCAAGACACTATCTTGAGCGCATCTCACAACTGACAGGCATCCCATTGTCAATTTTCTCAGTCGGACCGGACAGAACTCAGACAAATGTCGTCCGCAGCCCTTGGAGATCATAA